One window of Microcoleus vaginatus PCC 9802 genomic DNA carries:
- a CDS encoding nucleotide pyrophosphohydrolase, producing the protein MEKEYHKLVRDRIPEIIRQSGNECEVVILSEAEYRQALRQKLIEEAGEAAEADEEDLVAELADLYEVIDAVMVSFGISGDRLLDEQRKRREARGGFAQKIMLLRTKSLK; encoded by the coding sequence GTGGAAAAAGAGTATCATAAGTTGGTGCGCGATCGCATTCCTGAAATTATTCGCCAAAGTGGGAATGAATGCGAGGTTGTAATTTTGTCTGAGGCAGAATACCGTCAAGCTTTGCGACAGAAATTGATTGAAGAAGCGGGGGAAGCGGCGGAGGCTGATGAGGAAGATTTGGTGGCGGAATTGGCAGATTTGTATGAGGTGATAGATGCGGTGATGGTGAGTTTTGGCATTTCGGGCGATCGACTTTTGGACGAACAAAGGAAGCGGCGGGAAGCAAGAGGAGGTTTTGCACAAAAAATTATGTTATTGCGGACAAAAAGTCTAAAATAA
- a CDS encoding DGQHR domain-containing protein yields MTTHPADDLASKILEKENSDRQEIALLLDNYLGKDDRIFVQKTQMGNSEAYIGSVTLEWLDSRVRFASQMPLFRQKFDLQTNNIVRDDETIDEIIQRPLDWSRQAALTQYLAARKSHKFPAVLVVVSPPWVDNPLAEEWDKNGVATKSATEFTSFDKNENLGLLNVSKELSIFALDGQHRLMGVQGLMSLIKTGILQRYNKNKKPVGAAITLEDLAEEYQIDPETVYKLAHEKIGIEFIPAAVAGETRQQAQRRVRSIFVHVNLMAVTLSQGQLALLNEDNGFAIAARKIAVTHPLLKEQDDRNPRVNWDSATVAAKSTVLTTLQALQDMSERYLEYKFPHWKPERKGLIPMRPEDEELKEGIEEFKKLFDHLATLPSYQRIESGEETAELRRFSFEKPPGEGNLLFRPVGQIALANALGILVFRKKLSLKSIFDKLRRFDVDEGFSHMDNPESAWYGILYDPNKKRMLVSGKDLATKLIVYLVGGIQDDMERAHLRQAVAEARTFEGKAVSFNGRFVQPQEVGLPPVLS; encoded by the coding sequence ATGACTACCCATCCAGCGGATGACCTCGCTAGCAAAATTTTAGAAAAAGAAAATAGCGACAGACAGGAAATCGCACTTTTATTAGATAATTATTTAGGAAAGGACGATCGCATTTTCGTACAAAAAACCCAGATGGGAAACAGCGAAGCATACATCGGTTCAGTCACCCTAGAATGGTTAGACTCTCGCGTCCGTTTCGCCTCCCAGATGCCGCTTTTCCGCCAAAAATTCGACCTCCAAACCAACAACATCGTCCGCGACGACGAAACCATTGACGAAATTATCCAGCGTCCCTTAGATTGGTCGCGCCAAGCAGCCCTCACTCAATATTTAGCAGCCCGAAAATCGCACAAATTCCCCGCAGTTTTAGTAGTCGTCAGTCCCCCGTGGGTAGACAATCCTCTAGCAGAAGAATGGGATAAAAATGGCGTAGCAACCAAATCCGCGACTGAATTTACATCCTTTGATAAAAACGAGAACTTAGGGCTTTTGAATGTTTCTAAAGAACTCTCGATTTTTGCCTTAGACGGTCAACATCGGCTAATGGGAGTTCAAGGTTTAATGAGTTTAATTAAAACCGGAATCCTGCAAAGATACAACAAAAATAAAAAACCTGTCGGCGCTGCAATTACTCTGGAAGATTTAGCAGAAGAGTATCAAATCGACCCCGAAACAGTGTATAAATTAGCTCACGAAAAAATCGGGATTGAGTTTATCCCGGCGGCGGTAGCGGGGGAAACGCGACAGCAAGCACAACGGCGCGTGCGATCGATCTTTGTGCATGTTAACCTAATGGCGGTAACGCTGAGTCAGGGCCAGCTAGCATTATTGAACGAGGACAACGGATTTGCGATCGCAGCCCGAAAAATTGCCGTCACCCATCCCTTATTAAAAGAGCAAGATGACAGAAACCCCCGCGTCAATTGGGACAGCGCCACAGTCGCAGCAAAATCAACTGTGTTAACCACATTGCAAGCGCTGCAAGATATGTCCGAACGGTATTTAGAATACAAATTCCCTCATTGGAAGCCGGAACGAAAAGGTTTAATTCCCATGCGTCCCGAAGATGAAGAACTAAAAGAGGGAATTGAAGAGTTTAAAAAATTGTTCGATCATTTAGCAACTTTACCCAGCTATCAAAGAATTGAAAGCGGCGAAGAAACGGCAGAATTGCGCCGATTTAGTTTTGAAAAGCCACCGGGCGAGGGAAATCTTTTGTTCCGTCCAGTCGGCCAAATTGCTTTAGCTAATGCTTTGGGAATTCTAGTATTTAGAAAGAAACTTTCCCTGAAATCTATTTTCGACAAACTCCGCAGATTCGATGTCGATGAAGGATTTAGCCACATGGACAATCCTGAGTCTGCCTGGTACGGGATTTTGTACGATCCGAACAAAAAGCGAATGCTAGTTTCTGGAAAGGATTTAGCGACGAAGTTAATTGTATATTTGGTGGGGGGAATTCAGGACGATATGGAGCGAGCTCATTTGCGGCAAGCGGTGGCGGAAGCGAGGACTTTTGAGGGTAAAGCTGTTAGTTTTAACGGCCGATTTGTGCAGCCGCAAGAGGTAGGATTGCCGCCAGTGCTGAGCTAA
- a CDS encoding DNA phosphorothioation-associated protein 4: MVANKIRIAKDKADLVKSLTLSDNNTGPFQTYADVIAFAAALGNQRKKRSPLGEISKREPGAIDVDIFVSRGYDMAIKLIAIAETKNPQILSHLDEKLEAERLQIFEEYANGGLEILREELRGAADYTDRLLLVLISERDNQHRSNEEFDLSKFLF, translated from the coding sequence ATGGTTGCTAACAAAATTAGAATTGCTAAAGATAAAGCCGATTTAGTCAAATCCTTAACTTTATCGGATAACAACACTGGCCCTTTCCAGACTTACGCCGATGTCATCGCGTTTGCTGCCGCCTTGGGAAATCAGCGGAAAAAACGATCGCCTTTGGGGGAAATTTCTAAACGAGAACCGGGTGCGATAGATGTTGATATTTTTGTATCGAGGGGCTACGATATGGCGATTAAATTAATTGCGATCGCCGAAACCAAAAATCCTCAAATTCTCTCCCATCTCGACGAAAAATTGGAAGCAGAACGCTTGCAAATTTTTGAAGAATATGCTAATGGTGGACTGGAAATTTTGCGCGAAGAGTTGCGGGGCGCGGCGGATTATACCGATCGCCTTTTGTTGGTTTTGATTTCTGAAAGAGACAACCAACATCGGTCAAATGAAGAATTCGATTTAAGCAAGTTTTTATTTTAA
- a CDS encoding endonuclease/exonuclease/phosphatase, producing MKHIPKDIIKRCLQKSAKFIAYSYSAFIICYFILKLIFWDRIGIIALISTFSPLIFFPTFLLPIIGLLIIKKRWFTVISAIACILLISWLHVKYFSPAPINITDSHPSIKILSHNLSWHKTQSPTLFKLIDQQKPDIIFLQEIVRKHTERAFTWLKADYPYQIGTPPVGILSKYPIVSSEILHLAGHPETQQRAIIKFNEQEVVIYNMQATGPWFKRYNIGRFLKIPVYQYGKRAPEIQDLVQRLERETLPVIVAGDFNMTDETQDYDRVQKVMQDSFRKSGFGFGFTWPHGWELKFLVKRSNWRLNYPVFRIDYIWYSKHWGAKSSSVLEATESDHLPVGAELILLKEARL from the coding sequence ATGAAGCACATCCCAAAAGATATAATCAAGAGATGCTTACAGAAATCTGCAAAATTTATTGCTTACAGTTACTCAGCATTTATTATCTGCTATTTCATTCTCAAACTAATCTTTTGGGATAGAATAGGAATTATTGCCTTAATTAGCACTTTTAGCCCCTTAATTTTCTTCCCTACTTTCCTGCTTCCCATCATCGGATTGTTAATCATCAAAAAAAGATGGTTCACTGTTATTTCTGCGATCGCCTGCATTCTTCTAATAAGTTGGCTGCACGTCAAATACTTTTCTCCCGCACCCATCAACATCACAGATTCGCACCCCAGCATCAAAATTTTATCCCATAACCTCAGTTGGCATAAAACTCAGTCACCGACTTTATTTAAACTGATTGACCAGCAAAAACCCGATATTATCTTTTTACAAGAAATCGTTAGGAAACATACCGAAAGAGCTTTCACCTGGTTAAAAGCAGACTACCCCTATCAAATTGGCACTCCCCCTGTAGGAATTCTCAGTAAATATCCGATTGTATCTAGCGAAATACTGCACTTAGCCGGCCATCCAGAAACGCAGCAACGGGCAATTATTAAATTTAACGAACAAGAAGTAGTCATTTATAATATGCAAGCTACCGGCCCGTGGTTTAAGAGATATAACATCGGGCGTTTTCTCAAAATTCCCGTTTACCAATATGGCAAACGAGCGCCTGAAATTCAAGACTTAGTGCAGCGACTTGAGCGAGAAACTCTCCCAGTAATCGTCGCGGGGGATTTTAATATGACAGACGAAACTCAAGACTATGACAGGGTGCAGAAAGTCATGCAAGATTCTTTCCGAAAATCTGGATTTGGGTTTGGTTTTACCTGGCCTCACGGTTGGGAACTTAAATTTTTGGTAAAAAGGTCGAATTGGAGATTAAATTATCCCGTTTTCCGGATTGATTATATTTGGTATTCAAAGCATTGGGGTGCTAAATCGAGTTCGGTTTTGGAGGCCACGGAGTCCGATCATTTGCCTGTAGGAGCCGAACTTATTTTGTTAAAGGAAGCCAGATTGTGA
- a CDS encoding ATP-binding protein → MKLISITLCNFRQFYGKTPEIKLASGVQNITVIHGNNGAGKTALMNAFTWVLYGQFSAAFAAEEQLVNKRALAEAEMGKAVGCWAEIVFEHDSTRYQAKRICRAYKSENTVEHGKAELFLNVAKDNGLWLKPDQHPDDIIGRILPESLHKYFFFDGERIEQIVRYDKKAEIAEATKELLGVEVLNRSIRHLLEAKKSLETDLNIIGNAETKKLLKDKQKFEQEAEQLSSRQVEIERELANQGELKKAVNGNLLELSAAADLQKLRDELEMQKSLFKQQISQATDALKRSISMRGYGVFLSDAAAEFKVIVEGLREKGELLSGIQRPFLEELLAQQRCICGAELVEGSESHQQVSGWMDKAGVGDVEETTIRISDRVNEIDRQVTDFWEEIDRQQGNISRDRTELSRVENQLDDIHNKLRNFPDGDVSRLQKRLEEIEAKIGDLHRETGSNQQQIESLNVQVSALDKQIDKQQLNEQRQVLAQRRIAATQDAIDRLTEVRSRLEKQFCSQLEKRVQDIFSQISFTPYIPKLSDKYELTLVENTSGKESLVAASTGENQILSLSFIGGIIEGVREWSQKNTLMGPDSSTFPIVMDSPFGSLDEIYRKQIANKLPKLANQLVVLVTKTQWRGEVAQEMESCTAREYVLVYNSPKADCEEDAIELGGTRYPLVKRSPNEFEYTEIVEVDYGF, encoded by the coding sequence ATGAAGTTAATCTCAATTACTCTATGCAATTTTCGTCAATTTTATGGCAAAACTCCCGAAATAAAACTCGCTTCTGGGGTACAAAATATTACAGTAATTCACGGAAATAATGGCGCTGGAAAAACGGCTTTAATGAATGCCTTTACGTGGGTACTTTACGGACAATTTAGCGCGGCTTTTGCGGCGGAAGAACAATTAGTAAACAAGCGCGCTCTGGCTGAGGCTGAAATGGGCAAAGCCGTAGGTTGTTGGGCGGAAATTGTGTTTGAACATGACAGCACGCGCTACCAAGCAAAACGCATCTGTCGTGCTTATAAAAGTGAAAATACTGTAGAACATGGCAAGGCTGAATTGTTTTTGAATGTAGCAAAAGATAACGGTCTGTGGCTGAAGCCTGATCAGCATCCCGATGATATTATCGGGCGGATTTTGCCGGAAAGTTTACATAAATATTTCTTTTTTGACGGGGAGCGAATCGAGCAAATTGTCCGCTATGACAAGAAGGCAGAAATTGCGGAAGCTACTAAGGAGTTGCTGGGGGTGGAAGTCTTGAATCGATCGATCCGGCATTTACTAGAAGCAAAAAAATCTCTAGAGACAGATTTAAATATAATTGGTAATGCTGAAACGAAGAAACTTTTAAAAGATAAGCAAAAATTTGAGCAAGAAGCTGAGCAACTTTCGAGCAGACAAGTAGAAATCGAGCGGGAATTGGCAAACCAAGGGGAGTTAAAAAAAGCAGTTAATGGTAATTTGTTGGAACTTAGCGCTGCTGCGGATTTACAAAAGTTGCGAGACGAATTGGAAATGCAGAAAAGTTTATTTAAGCAACAAATTTCACAAGCTACAGATGCTCTCAAGCGCTCAATCTCTATGCGGGGTTATGGGGTATTTCTGTCAGATGCGGCGGCTGAATTTAAAGTAATTGTTGAAGGTTTACGAGAAAAAGGCGAGTTGCTTTCGGGGATTCAGCGGCCGTTTTTGGAAGAGTTATTAGCGCAGCAGCGGTGTATCTGCGGTGCGGAATTAGTGGAGGGTTCTGAATCTCACCAACAGGTTAGCGGTTGGATGGATAAAGCGGGTGTTGGGGATGTGGAAGAAACAACTATTCGGATTAGCGATCGCGTAAATGAAATTGATAGGCAAGTGACTGATTTTTGGGAGGAAATTGACCGACAGCAAGGCAATATCAGCCGCGACAGAACCGAACTTTCTCGGGTGGAAAATCAGCTAGACGATATTCACAACAAGCTGCGAAATTTTCCTGACGGCGATGTCAGCCGCTTGCAAAAGCGCTTGGAGGAAATTGAGGCAAAAATTGGCGATTTGCACCGGGAAACAGGCTCTAACCAGCAGCAGATTGAGAGTTTGAATGTGCAAGTGTCGGCTTTGGACAAGCAAATCGACAAGCAGCAACTGAATGAGCAAAGGCAAGTATTAGCTCAGCGCCGGATTGCTGCGACTCAGGATGCGATCGATCGCCTAACTGAAGTGCGATCGCGCTTAGAAAAACAGTTTTGTTCTCAGTTGGAAAAGCGGGTGCAAGATATTTTCAGTCAAATTTCTTTTACTCCTTACATCCCCAAGTTGAGCGATAAATACGAACTGACGCTAGTAGAAAATACGTCGGGTAAAGAATCTTTGGTTGCGGCTTCTACAGGAGAAAATCAAATTCTCAGTTTGTCGTTTATCGGCGGAATTATTGAGGGGGTGCGTGAGTGGAGTCAAAAGAATACTTTGATGGGGCCGGATAGCAGTACGTTTCCAATTGTGATGGATTCTCCCTTTGGTAGTTTGGACGAGATTTATCGCAAGCAAATTGCCAATAAGCTGCCGAAGTTGGCGAATCAATTGGTAGTTTTGGTAACAAAAACTCAGTGGCGCGGAGAAGTTGCTCAAGAAATGGAAAGTTGCACCGCCAGGGAATACGTGCTGGTGTACAATTCTCCGAAAGCTGATTGTGAAGAAGATGCGATCGAACTCGGCGGGACGCGCTATCCTTTAGTTAAGCGCAGTCCGAATGAATTTGAATATACAGAAATTGTAGAGGTGGATTATGGCTTCTAA
- a CDS encoding DNA phosphorothioation system restriction enzyme has translation MNRSTPNNSQFGFPKMPPSLQLRQYQRVAVANWFANQGRGTLKMATGSGKTITALAIATELYNKINLQVLLVICPYCHLVNQWARESEKFGLKPILAFDSARSWQNKLAGGLYEVRSGERAFLTIITTNATLMGDSLRSQLRYFPEKTLIIGDEVHNLGAPRLGESLPRNIGLRLALSATPERHFDEQGTEAILDYFGPVLQPELTLADAIRQKALVHYLYYPILVELTEAETRKYSRLTQKIGWALWGDEKVEENDALTTLLMQRARLIGAAANKLTALRELMIHRLDTSHTLFYCGDGEIEGGARRNNNRQLTETAKLLGSELGYRVNTYTAATPLAERERLRQQFESGELQGLVAIRCLDEGVDIPAIRNAVILASSSNPRQFIQRRGRILRPHPGKERATLFDMIVLPPDLGRETLEVERNLLRKELKRFLEFADLADNAGEARVKLLQLQKRYGLLDI, from the coding sequence GTGAATCGCTCAACGCCTAATAATTCGCAATTTGGGTTTCCGAAAATGCCGCCATCGCTGCAATTGCGGCAGTATCAGCGGGTGGCGGTTGCTAATTGGTTTGCGAATCAGGGACGCGGTACGCTGAAGATGGCGACGGGTAGCGGCAAGACGATTACTGCGCTGGCGATCGCCACTGAACTATACAATAAAATTAACCTGCAAGTCCTGCTCGTAATTTGCCCTTACTGCCATCTGGTGAATCAGTGGGCGCGCGAATCCGAGAAATTTGGTTTAAAACCTATTTTGGCTTTTGATAGCGCCCGCAGTTGGCAGAATAAGCTGGCTGGGGGTTTGTATGAAGTGCGATCTGGCGAGCGAGCATTTCTCACAATCATCACTACCAATGCTACCTTAATGGGAGATAGTTTGCGATCGCAACTGCGCTATTTCCCAGAAAAAACTCTGATTATTGGAGACGAAGTTCATAACTTAGGCGCGCCCCGTTTAGGAGAAAGTTTGCCGCGCAATATTGGACTGCGACTCGCCCTTTCCGCCACCCCAGAAAGGCATTTCGACGAACAAGGAACCGAAGCTATTTTAGATTATTTCGGCCCTGTTTTGCAGCCGGAACTCACCTTAGCCGACGCCATCCGCCAAAAAGCATTAGTACATTATTTATACTATCCAATTTTAGTAGAATTGACAGAAGCCGAAACCCGCAAGTATTCCCGCTTAACTCAAAAGATTGGCTGGGCGCTTTGGGGCGATGAAAAAGTAGAAGAAAACGATGCTTTAACGACTTTATTAATGCAGCGAGCTCGGTTAATTGGGGCAGCGGCTAATAAATTAACAGCTTTGCGAGAATTAATGATTCACCGTCTCGACACAAGCCATACTTTATTTTACTGCGGCGACGGTGAGATCGAAGGAGGTGCGCGCCGAAATAACAACCGCCAACTAACAGAAACCGCGAAGTTATTGGGTTCCGAATTAGGCTACCGAGTTAACACTTATACGGCGGCGACTCCTTTAGCAGAAAGAGAACGATTGCGCCAGCAATTTGAGAGTGGAGAATTGCAAGGTTTGGTAGCGATTCGGTGTTTGGATGAAGGGGTGGATATTCCTGCAATTCGCAATGCTGTAATTTTAGCAAGCAGCAGCAATCCGCGCCAGTTTATTCAGCGCCGGGGACGCATTTTGCGGCCGCATCCGGGGAAGGAAAGGGCAACTTTATTTGACATGATAGTTTTGCCTCCCGATTTGGGTCGTGAAACCTTAGAAGTCGAGCGCAATTTGCTGCGAAAAGAGTTGAAGCGGTTCTTGGAATTTGCCGATTTAGCCGACAATGCTGGGGAAGCTAGAGTGAAATTGCTGCAACTTCAGAAGCGTTACGGGCTATTAGACATTTGA
- a CDS encoding DGQHR domain-containing protein, translating to MSENNYPETDSSQKLEDVLEPYFAKYHRQKCYPGLIFQQGKRKMVQINIPADDLPTLLQAKPSTGNDPDSGKNRPEIKGHAEEVKQYILKRARNDQPWILGTLTANVDPEKIDIIELGRGICLVVIHRGVKLDITDGQHRKRAIHELIESADGELIGDNDFPITLVLEEDFNQCQADFRDMAQTRQLDKSLLLSFGEFEGRVGITKNLLEKVLMFHGKTDKIKTNPDSKRKLIYTTNFIAKLVSCAFTDGPIDELKDYDVAESSSILARCLNNFFSECSQTRHICETSVENLTVEDVNHFKEYCILGRSVGLEVLGRLLYYTYDTDSSQDFDPEKVSEVAQLDWSRQSRIWEGNVVLSNSNPNNPRASYKITASASAVKMAVEAAKAELGWI from the coding sequence ATGTCTGAAAACAACTACCCAGAGACTGATTCGAGCCAGAAACTTGAGGATGTTCTAGAGCCTTACTTTGCCAAGTACCACCGTCAGAAGTGCTATCCAGGGCTAATTTTCCAGCAGGGGAAGCGGAAGATGGTGCAAATAAATATCCCGGCTGATGACTTGCCTACCCTCCTCCAGGCCAAACCATCAACTGGCAACGATCCTGATTCTGGTAAAAACCGCCCAGAGATAAAGGGTCATGCTGAGGAAGTAAAACAATATATTCTTAAACGTGCTAGAAACGATCAACCCTGGATTTTGGGGACACTGACAGCAAATGTCGATCCAGAAAAGATTGACATTATAGAACTAGGTCGAGGGATTTGTCTAGTAGTTATTCATCGTGGTGTTAAGTTAGATATTACTGATGGACAGCATCGCAAGCGCGCTATTCACGAGTTAATTGAAAGTGCTGACGGCGAATTAATAGGTGATAATGATTTCCCTATTACGTTGGTTTTAGAGGAAGACTTTAACCAGTGTCAGGCGGATTTTCGAGATATGGCGCAGACAAGACAACTTGATAAATCCTTACTTTTGTCATTCGGTGAGTTTGAAGGTAGGGTTGGTATTACCAAAAACTTACTTGAAAAAGTTTTAATGTTTCATGGAAAAACAGATAAAATTAAAACTAATCCCGACAGTAAAAGGAAACTTATATACACAACTAATTTTATAGCCAAATTGGTGAGTTGTGCGTTTACTGACGGCCCAATTGATGAACTCAAAGATTATGACGTTGCTGAATCCTCAAGTATTCTGGCTAGATGTCTTAACAATTTCTTTTCCGAATGTAGTCAGACTAGACATATTTGTGAAACCAGCGTTGAAAATTTGACAGTTGAAGATGTGAATCATTTTAAGGAATACTGTATCTTAGGTAGAAGTGTAGGGCTAGAAGTTTTAGGTCGGTTGCTATACTATACCTATGACACAGATAGCAGCCAAGATTTTGATCCTGAAAAAGTATCGGAAGTGGCACAACTGGATTGGTCTAGACAAAGCCGTATTTGGGAGGGAAATGTTGTTTTATCTAACTCCAACCCTAATAATCCAAGAGCCTCCTATAAAATAACAGCAAGTGCTAGTGCTGTAAAAATGGCGGTCGAGGCAGCAAAAGCCGAGTTAGGATGGATTTAA
- a CDS encoding DUF2281 domain-containing protein: MTIAEQIYAIVKTLPKDQASEILTFAEFVCAKHLSANQPTDTVDSPIPWTELVFSLAGTWAKDFPSLEDIRAESGQDILRESL, from the coding sequence ATGACCATCGCTGAACAGATTTACGCAATCGTCAAAACCCTTCCCAAAGACCAAGCCAGCGAAATTCTCACTTTCGCTGAATTCGTTTGTGCCAAGCACCTTAGCGCCAACCAACCAACAGACACCGTAGACTCTCCGATTCCTTGGACTGAACTTGTTTTTTCCCTTGCTGGAACTTGGGCAAAAGATTTTCCATCCCTGGAAGATATTCGTGCTGAATCCGGACAAGACATCCTGCGGGAGAGTCTGTAA
- a CDS encoding Uma2 family endonuclease — protein MASNSAITQVLETDIWVKATWEEFLNFAEDSAWDKGKFYYYQEQMRVEMSPVGPLHARHNSIIPYVVILFATLRNIRVVQFANASFRKAGIREFQPDLAYYIGSDLRVPPNDSNSPVDLDEYDPPNLVREIGASSFNDDLGSKRLLYEDAGIAEYWVDRANTREVFAFAINAGGSGRIQQSRVLPGLEIRLVEEALNRSQTEDDGEINRWLIQTFSQG, from the coding sequence ATGGCTTCTAATTCGGCAATTACGCAGGTTTTGGAAACGGATATTTGGGTGAAGGCGACGTGGGAAGAGTTTCTGAATTTTGCTGAGGATTCCGCATGGGACAAGGGCAAGTTTTATTACTATCAAGAACAGATGAGGGTAGAAATGTCACCAGTAGGGCCATTGCACGCGCGTCATAATTCAATCATCCCGTATGTAGTTATTCTGTTTGCTACATTGAGAAATATCCGAGTAGTTCAATTTGCTAATGCCAGTTTTAGGAAAGCAGGTATTCGCGAGTTTCAACCTGATTTAGCTTACTACATCGGTTCAGATTTGAGAGTTCCTCCTAATGACAGCAATTCACCTGTTGATTTGGATGAATACGATCCGCCTAATTTGGTAAGAGAAATTGGTGCATCTTCTTTTAACGATGATTTAGGCAGTAAGCGGTTGCTTTACGAAGACGCAGGAATAGCTGAATATTGGGTGGATCGTGCGAACACGCGGGAGGTTTTTGCCTTTGCGATTAATGCCGGAGGTAGCGGTAGAATTCAACAGTCGCGGGTTTTACCGGGGCTGGAAATCCGGTTAGTGGAGGAAGCTTTGAACCGGAGTCAAACAGAAGATGACGGGGAAATTAATCGCTGGTTAATTCAAACTTTTAGTCAAGGTTGA
- a CDS encoding type II toxin-antitoxin system VapC family toxin: MYVLDTNTLIYYFKGQGQVAQNLANVSPQEIVVSTIVLFELQVGIAKSNSPAKRTQQLQQFLSRVNVIPFDRDAALAAATIRAQLEQQGTPIGPIDVLIAGTAVALQATLVTHNVNEFSRVSELAIADWY, encoded by the coding sequence ATGTACGTTTTGGATACCAACACTTTGATCTACTATTTCAAAGGTCAAGGACAAGTTGCTCAAAATCTTGCTAATGTTTCTCCCCAGGAAATAGTCGTTTCTACGATCGTCCTTTTTGAGTTGCAAGTCGGCATTGCTAAATCCAATTCGCCGGCAAAACGCACCCAACAACTTCAGCAATTTTTGAGCAGAGTTAACGTTATTCCTTTCGATCGCGATGCTGCTCTTGCGGCTGCTACAATTCGCGCCCAGTTGGAGCAACAAGGTACTCCCATCGGCCCGATCGATGTTTTGATTGCAGGGACAGCCGTAGCCCTCCAAGCGACTCTCGTCACCCACAATGTCAACGAATTTTCAAGAGTTTCGGAACTCGCAATCGCAGACTGGTATTGA
- the dndB gene encoding DNA sulfur modification protein DndB, with protein MSTPSFEYILPVIRGIQAGREYYVSMCPVRFLPKLFPFESEELPPSMRAKRALNKARIPEIADYFVKNPTNYTCGAIAASIDADITFEAVGNEAEERKIGRLRVPMDAKFTINDGQHRRAAFEMALRENPQLGYETVALILFLDIGLEKSQQMFADLNNFQVPLEASLSLLYNHRDDRAFVVKAVVKQVEVFRCLTEMEKGSLNGRSHKLFALSAIDRAIMALLSNIHRSEQAKPSGSRTKKEQKEEELAQKIQLAVSYWNAVCSFIPDWQLVLHKQVAAGEMRRDCVHCHSVVLESLGEVGAALRSVFPESWEERLSLLQQVDWSISNPDWEGGILLKGGISKSRASVSWMTNYLKKRLGLETADTAQASRP; from the coding sequence ATGTCTACTCCTTCCTTTGAATACATTTTGCCGGTCATCCGGGGAATTCAAGCGGGCCGCGAATATTACGTGTCGATGTGTCCGGTGCGTTTTTTGCCGAAATTGTTTCCCTTTGAATCTGAAGAATTGCCACCGTCTATGCGGGCGAAACGCGCGCTTAACAAAGCTAGGATTCCCGAAATTGCTGATTATTTTGTTAAGAATCCTACAAATTATACTTGTGGGGCAATTGCTGCTTCGATTGATGCGGATATTACTTTTGAAGCAGTGGGAAATGAGGCAGAAGAACGGAAAATTGGTCGCTTGCGGGTGCCGATGGATGCTAAGTTTACTATTAATGACGGACAGCATCGCCGGGCGGCTTTTGAGATGGCTTTGAGGGAAAATCCGCAGTTGGGATATGAGACGGTGGCGCTGATTTTGTTTCTCGATATTGGGTTGGAAAAATCGCAGCAGATGTTTGCTGATTTGAATAATTTTCAAGTTCCTTTGGAGGCGTCGCTAAGTCTACTTTACAACCACCGGGACGATCGGGCTTTTGTGGTGAAGGCTGTTGTTAAGCAGGTTGAGGTTTTCCGGTGTTTGACTGAGATGGAGAAGGGGAGTTTGAACGGGCGATCGCACAAATTGTTTGCGCTGAGTGCGATCGATCGTGCTATCATGGCTTTGCTGTCTAATATTCACCGCAGCGAACAGGCAAAACCCTCTGGTTCTCGCACCAAAAAAGAACAGAAAGAGGAAGAACTCGCTCAAAAAATACAACTGGCGGTTAGTTATTGGAATGCGGTTTGCAGTTTTATTCCAGATTGGCAATTAGTTCTGCACAAGCAAGTTGCGGCGGGGGAAATGCGCCGGGATTGCGTGCACTGTCACAGTGTTGTGCTTGAGAGTTTGGGGGAAGTTGGGGCGGCTTTGCGATCGGTTTTTCCTGAGAGTTGGGAGGAACGTTTGAGCCTTTTGCAGCAGGTTGATTGGTCGATTTCTAATCCTGATTGGGAGGGTGGGATTTTGTTGAAAGGGGGGATTTCTAAGTCGAGGGCGAGTGTTAGTTGGATGACTAATTATTTGAAAAAGCGGTTGGGTTTGGAAACCGCAGATACTGCACAGGCGTCCCGCCCGTAG